The following are encoded in a window of Chitinophagaceae bacterium genomic DNA:
- a CDS encoding dipeptidase, with protein MSQVWKDYQEKNKDRFLSEMMDLLRIPSVSAKSEHGPDMLKCAEAVKKSLLDAGCSKAEVMATDGHPAVYGEKIIDPSKPTVLVYGHYDVQPPEPLELWKNPPFEPTIIDGKIFARGSADDKGQFYMHVKALEILSKTDSMTTNIKFLIEGEEEVGSPNLGKFVAAHKDLLKADVILISDSSMLSMENPSLDTGVRGLSYIQVEVTGANRDLHSGTYGGAVANPITILSKMIASCHDENNHITIPGFYDDVVVAGPEERALINKAPYDEKEYMDDLGVKELWGEKGYSTYERTGIRPTIEVNGIWGGYTGEGAKTVLPSKAYAKISARLVPNQSSDKMTEKLLTYFKSIAPKSVDVKAELHHGGEPYMTPIDSKGYKAAAKAVETTFGKAPIPVRGGGSIPICSILERELGIKIIFMGFGLDNDNLHSPNEKYNIENYYKGIETIPYFHKYFAEMN; from the coding sequence ATGTCACAGGTTTGGAAAGATTACCAGGAAAAAAATAAAGACCGTTTTTTAAGTGAAATGATGGACCTGCTTCGCATTCCATCCGTAAGCGCCAAGAGTGAACACGGACCGGATATGCTGAAATGTGCCGAAGCCGTTAAGAAAAGTTTACTGGATGCCGGCTGCAGCAAGGCCGAAGTGATGGCTACCGACGGCCACCCGGCTGTGTATGGCGAAAAGATCATTGACCCGTCCAAACCAACCGTACTGGTATATGGCCACTACGATGTGCAGCCACCGGAACCGCTGGAATTATGGAAGAACCCCCCGTTTGAACCAACGATCATTGACGGGAAAATATTTGCCCGTGGCAGTGCCGATGACAAGGGCCAGTTTTATATGCATGTGAAGGCACTGGAGATACTCAGCAAGACAGATTCCATGACGACCAATATTAAATTCCTGATCGAAGGAGAAGAAGAGGTAGGCTCACCCAACCTGGGAAAATTTGTAGCTGCCCACAAAGACCTCCTGAAAGCAGATGTGATCCTGATCAGCGACAGCTCCATGCTGAGCATGGAAAATCCTTCATTGGATACAGGCGTACGGGGACTGAGTTATATCCAGGTGGAAGTGACCGGCGCCAACCGTGACCTGCACAGCGGAACTTATGGCGGCGCTGTGGCCAACCCCATCACCATCCTTTCAAAAATGATCGCCAGTTGCCACGATGAAAATAACCACATTACCATCCCCGGATTTTATGATGACGTGGTGGTGGCCGGGCCGGAAGAAAGGGCCCTGATAAACAAAGCCCCTTATGATGAAAAGGAATACATGGATGATTTGGGTGTGAAAGAACTCTGGGGCGAAAAAGGATACAGCACCTATGAAAGGACCGGCATACGCCCTACCATTGAAGTGAACGGTATCTGGGGCGGCTATACCGGCGAAGGAGCAAAAACAGTGCTTCCTTCAAAAGCCTATGCAAAGATCTCAGCCAGGCTGGTGCCCAACCAGTCTTCTGATAAGATGACTGAAAAACTGTTGACCTATTTTAAATCCATTGCTCCCAAATCGGTGGATGTAAAAGCGGAACTGCACCACGGCGGCGAACCATACATGACACCGATCGACAGCAAGGGATACAAGGCTGCAGCCAAAGCAGTGGAAACCACGTTTGGTAAAGCGCCCATCCCGGTTCGTGGTGGCGGAAGCATTCCCATCTGCTCTATTTTAGAAAGAGAACTGGGCATCAAGATCATCTTCATGGGCTTTGGACTGGATAATGATAACCTGCACAGCCCGAATGAAAAGTATAATATCGAGAATTATTACAAGGGCATTGAGACCATTCCTTATTTCCATAAGTATTTTGCGGAGATGAACTAA
- a CDS encoding DNA alkylation repair protein: protein MAKAIKPKTPLTAKNFMERLKALQSDAELKKIQRYFKSGEGEYGAGDIFMGVKMGSLFALAKEFAGMPVKELEKLMESPIHEARAGAISIMDKESRNKKIAAGRLEEMYKLYLRRHDRVNNWDLVDLGCLHMTGSFLFDRSHAVLYKLTRSKNIWERRTAILSTCYFIRQGETGDTFKIAEILVNDEEDLVHKATGWMLRFAGDKDKQELKGFLDKYTATMPRTLLRYSIEKLDKKQREHYMNLKKAG from the coding sequence ATGGCAAAAGCTATTAAACCAAAGACCCCGCTTACTGCAAAAAATTTCATGGAACGCCTGAAAGCGCTGCAATCGGATGCGGAATTGAAAAAGATACAGCGCTACTTTAAATCGGGTGAGGGAGAATACGGCGCCGGTGATATATTCATGGGCGTGAAGATGGGAAGCCTGTTTGCACTGGCCAAGGAGTTTGCCGGCATGCCGGTGAAAGAACTGGAGAAATTGATGGAGAGTCCGATCCACGAAGCGAGGGCCGGCGCCATCAGCATCATGGACAAGGAATCGAGGAATAAGAAAATTGCTGCCGGGCGCCTGGAAGAAATGTACAAACTGTATTTGCGCCGCCACGACCGGGTGAATAACTGGGACCTGGTTGACCTGGGTTGTTTACACATGACGGGATCTTTTCTCTTTGACAGATCCCACGCTGTTCTGTACAAACTTACCCGTTCAAAAAATATATGGGAACGCCGTACAGCTATTCTCAGCACCTGCTACTTTATCCGGCAGGGCGAAACAGGCGATACATTTAAAATTGCAGAGATCCTCGTCAACGATGAAGAGGACCTGGTCCATAAAGCCACCGGCTGGATGCTCCGTTTTGCCGGTGATAAGGATAAACAGGAACTGAAAGGTTTTTTGGACAAATATACTGCTACCATGCCCCGTACCCTGCTGCGCTATTCTATAGAAAAACTGGATAAGAAACAGCGGGAGCATTACATGAACCTCAAAAAGGCGGGATGA
- the ftsZ gene encoding cell division protein FtsZ has translation MIHFDLPKEQSSIIKVIGVGGGGSNAVNYMFSQQIEGVNFIICNTDAQAIALSKVPNKIQLGPHLTQGLGAGANPAIGRQATEESLEEIKRILEVNTKMAFITAGMGGGTGTGGAPILAKICKDLGILTVGIVTTPFAYEGKKRIAQAEEGVMLLKNHVDTLLVISNDKLRHQFGNLKMKEAFAKADNVLATAAKCITDVINSTGQINVDFADVCTVMSNGGVAILGSAAAGGDDRAQSAIEQAINSPLLNDNDIRGAKWILININSAEGEHEFTMDEVEVIQNYLLSQAGDDTDVILGMGYDNSLGEKIGITLIATGFEHKDPFEKKPESKKEENKDEKIVMTLEMPAKGSAAPAEKAAKVLEQPTLQFDEKEEEKAIAEITELPAMKDDVADMMPTLKETDEVIVLNVELPRKNTVDKMDAAPEFFEISSASDQVPVIEFDIPSPAPPEKPTAEAKIQKNIPVVNKDASNSPSSGGYLAKPAQIYVEEQPKPESNPSEELPQVQTREQEDEPVIEMQLVVKSHQAAEEEQHVQQTQPIRMSDVEEPAMQDEAEDLRRRAMERIAKLRNLSFNINAADPNNEFETVPAYLRRNMELHNSIADVESFYSNYTVKSDDNNQAEISTINSFLDGKKPD, from the coding sequence ATGATACATTTTGATTTGCCTAAAGAACAATCCTCCATCATCAAGGTCATTGGTGTTGGCGGCGGCGGAAGCAATGCGGTCAACTACATGTTTTCGCAACAAATTGAAGGCGTAAATTTTATTATATGCAATACCGATGCCCAGGCCATAGCGCTGAGTAAAGTGCCCAATAAGATACAATTAGGGCCACACCTTACCCAGGGATTGGGGGCAGGTGCCAACCCGGCGATCGGTCGCCAGGCAACGGAAGAAAGCCTCGAAGAAATAAAACGCATCCTGGAAGTGAATACCAAGATGGCTTTTATCACCGCTGGTATGGGGGGCGGTACAGGTACCGGCGGAGCTCCCATCCTTGCAAAGATCTGTAAGGACCTGGGTATACTTACGGTGGGAATAGTCACTACCCCATTTGCTTATGAAGGGAAGAAGCGGATCGCCCAGGCAGAAGAAGGAGTAATGCTGCTGAAGAACCATGTGGATACGTTGCTGGTGATAAGCAATGATAAACTGCGTCACCAGTTCGGTAATCTAAAAATGAAGGAAGCATTTGCCAAGGCCGATAATGTACTGGCTACCGCAGCAAAATGCATTACCGATGTGATCAACAGCACGGGCCAGATCAACGTTGACTTTGCCGATGTGTGCACCGTTATGAGCAATGGAGGTGTGGCCATCCTGGGAAGTGCTGCTGCGGGCGGGGATGACAGGGCGCAATCAGCCATTGAGCAGGCCATCAATTCACCACTGCTGAATGACAACGACATCCGTGGTGCCAAATGGATACTGATCAATATCAATTCTGCCGAGGGCGAACACGAGTTTACCATGGATGAAGTGGAAGTGATACAGAATTATTTGCTGAGCCAGGCGGGAGATGATACCGATGTGATACTGGGCATGGGCTATGATAACAGCCTGGGAGAAAAGATCGGCATTACCCTGATCGCAACCGGTTTTGAACATAAGGACCCCTTTGAGAAAAAACCAGAATCAAAAAAGGAAGAAAATAAGGACGAGAAGATCGTAATGACACTGGAGATGCCGGCCAAAGGAAGTGCAGCACCTGCAGAGAAAGCGGCCAAGGTACTGGAACAGCCTACGCTTCAGTTTGATGAGAAAGAAGAGGAAAAAGCAATTGCCGAGATCACGGAGTTGCCTGCCATGAAGGATGATGTAGCAGACATGATGCCCACCTTAAAAGAAACGGACGAAGTGATCGTGCTGAACGTGGAACTACCGCGTAAAAATACTGTGGACAAAATGGATGCAGCTCCGGAGTTTTTTGAAATATCTTCGGCATCCGATCAGGTTCCTGTAATAGAATTTGATATCCCGAGTCCAGCACCCCCCGAAAAGCCAACTGCTGAAGCAAAAATCCAGAAGAACATTCCCGTAGTTAATAAAGACGCTAGCAATTCTCCCTCGTCAGGAGGATACCTGGCTAAACCTGCACAGATCTATGTGGAGGAGCAGCCAAAACCAGAATCCAATCCGTCTGAGGAGCTACCGCAGGTGCAAACGAGAGAACAGGAAGACGAACCTGTGATCGAAATGCAGCTGGTGGTTAAATCCCATCAAGCGGCGGAGGAGGAGCAACATGTACAACAAACTCAGCCCATCAGGATGTCTGATGTTGAGGAGCCTGCCATGCAGGACGAAGCAGAAGACCTTAGGCGCCGGGCCATGGAGCGGATTGCAAAACTGCGTAACTTGTCGTTCAACATTAACGCAGCCGACCCTAACAATGAGTTTGAAACGGTGCCTGCTTACCTTCGCCGCAATATGGAACTCCATAATTCCATTGCAGATGTAGAAAGTTTTTACAGTAATTACACCGTTAAGTCAGACGATAATAACCAGGCAGAGATCAGCACCATCAACAGTTTTTTAGACGGGAAGAAACCCGATTGA
- the ftsA gene encoding cell division protein FtsA — protein MNQENPIIVGLDIGTTKIAAIAGRKNEYGKLEILGFGRANSNGVQHGMVLNIDQTIKAIEMALKNCYDSNPNLEISEVYVGIAGHHIKSLQTRGDIVRQSIEEEIRQEEIDRLVADQYRTYIPAGDQIIDVIPQEFTVDNFQNIPNPIGYSGVKVGANFHIITGDKNAIRNINRSVEKAGLRTKDLVLQPLASAAAVMCDQDLEAGVAIVDIGGGTTDLAVFYEGILKHTAVIPFGGENITNDIKTGLGVLKTQAEQMKIQFGSALSDEAKSNAFITIPGLRGMPAKEISVKNLAGIIQARMSEIMDFVTYHLKQVGLDTRLLNGGVILTGGGSQLKHLIQLTEYVTGLNARIGYPNEHLAGGHIEELAKPMYSTCIGLILKGYNDYENKNKQFEEQFRKIDVPGSLQQQPVDETLDVENAAGPVKVKQRKSLKTFMDGFKNGLIDLFKEEEDAKL, from the coding sequence ATGAATCAGGAAAACCCCATCATCGTAGGTCTGGATATAGGCACCACCAAGATAGCCGCCATTGCCGGACGTAAAAATGAATATGGCAAGCTGGAGATACTTGGCTTTGGCCGTGCCAACAGTAATGGTGTTCAGCACGGTATGGTGCTGAATATTGATCAAACCATTAAAGCCATCGAAATGGCGCTGAAGAACTGTTACGACTCCAACCCCAACCTGGAGATCAGTGAAGTATATGTTGGCATAGCAGGGCACCATATAAAAAGTTTGCAGACGAGGGGGGATATCGTGCGTCAGTCCATTGAAGAAGAGATCCGGCAGGAAGAGATTGACCGGCTGGTTGCAGACCAGTACCGTACATATATTCCGGCCGGGGACCAGATCATTGATGTGATCCCGCAGGAGTTCACGGTAGATAATTTTCAGAACATTCCGAATCCCATTGGATACAGTGGTGTAAAAGTGGGTGCCAATTTCCACATCATCACCGGGGATAAGAATGCCATACGCAATATCAACCGAAGCGTGGAAAAAGCAGGCCTGCGTACCAAAGACCTGGTGCTCCAGCCACTGGCCTCTGCTGCGGCAGTAATGTGCGACCAGGACCTGGAAGCCGGTGTTGCCATCGTGGATATCGGTGGCGGAACAACCGACCTGGCCGTTTTTTATGAAGGCATATTAAAACATACAGCGGTGATCCCTTTTGGGGGCGAGAACATCACCAATGATATAAAAACGGGCCTGGGGGTTTTAAAAACACAGGCGGAGCAGATGAAGATCCAGTTTGGCAGTGCATTGAGTGATGAAGCAAAATCAAATGCCTTTATCACCATACCCGGTTTGCGTGGCATGCCGGCAAAGGAAATATCGGTGAAGAACCTGGCAGGCATCATACAGGCACGCATGAGTGAGATCATGGATTTTGTTACCTATCACTTAAAGCAGGTGGGACTGGATACCCGTTTGCTGAATGGCGGTGTGATACTCACCGGTGGCGGTTCTCAACTGAAACACCTGATTCAGCTGACCGAATATGTTACCGGTTTGAATGCACGGATCGGTTATCCCAATGAACACCTGGCCGGCGGGCATATTGAGGAACTGGCCAAGCCCATGTACAGTACCTGCATCGGTCTTATACTGAAAGGATACAACGATTATGAAAACAAGAACAAGCAGTTTGAAGAGCAGTTCAGGAAGATCGATGTGCCCGGCTCACTGCAGCAGCAGCCTGTTGATGAAACACTGGATGTGGAGAATGCAGCAGGCCCGGTAAAAGTGAAGCAGCGTAAATCGCTGAAAACATTTATGGATGGTTTCAAGAACGGGCTGATCGATCTTTTTAAGGAAGAGGAGGATGCAAAACTTTAA